One Verrucomicrobiota bacterium DNA segment encodes these proteins:
- a CDS encoding BatD family protein, with the protein MRQSLSQLFLVLLLSQWARAEVEVRASPQHLIVGQTGTLQILATEARLGQPPELPEIEGLRLRFDGRRMEYYNGVSQTRFTYEMVAEKPGRWELPSLEVESSRGLYQTRPLSFWVEDPRRVPRASLQTGETVFLQTAVLREQIYEGQEVPIEFTLYLEDGIRLLNDPRDLVIQVESEGFILRRPEYFSQSRLYLDRKVFRAYTFKGIIVPLNSGILSFGPPRIDLKFGGRINQRVFPPRQEILERTLRGTALEIRSLPLPEDPPEGFSGAIGSFEMTVSAQPIELQQDEPISLLFTVRGQGNFTSLTPPELTEPQGWKTYELENSDPSNKEFAKAGQRQFSRILRALQPHEAIPPFRFSYFDPETGRYETVQSDPIPLVMTPTPTTLPSSLSRPVETGLQDIIEVTDRTPRPLAQAPLSWRESPSFWLIQGLGASSFLAITLLGLRRRAASRQDQETLALRQEAKRLFASLQTESNNRRELYRLAARLKETLSQLGSPPLLPEEVLLAQASLAYAAPSAEREAAPSPEERQAVVKAFSSHFPTS; encoded by the coding sequence ATGAGACAGAGCCTTTCCCAGCTGTTTCTCGTTCTCCTCCTGAGCCAGTGGGCCCGCGCTGAAGTCGAAGTGCGGGCCAGTCCTCAGCATTTGATTGTGGGGCAGACCGGCACCCTACAAATCTTGGCCACCGAGGCCCGCCTCGGGCAACCCCCTGAGCTTCCCGAAATCGAGGGGCTGCGGCTTCGTTTCGATGGTCGCCGAATGGAATACTACAACGGTGTCAGCCAAACGCGCTTCACCTACGAGATGGTGGCAGAAAAGCCCGGTCGCTGGGAGTTGCCCTCCTTGGAAGTGGAAAGCAGTCGCGGCCTTTACCAGACTCGCCCCCTCTCCTTTTGGGTGGAAGACCCTCGGCGGGTGCCCCGGGCTTCCCTGCAAACCGGCGAAACGGTCTTCCTGCAAACCGCCGTCCTCCGGGAGCAGATCTATGAGGGCCAGGAAGTGCCCATCGAATTCACCCTCTATCTCGAAGACGGCATCCGGCTGCTGAATGACCCGCGCGATCTCGTGATCCAAGTCGAGAGCGAAGGCTTCATTCTGCGGCGACCTGAATACTTCAGCCAATCCCGCCTCTACCTCGATCGCAAAGTCTTCCGGGCCTACACCTTCAAAGGGATCATCGTGCCTCTCAATTCCGGGATCCTCAGCTTCGGTCCACCCCGGATCGACCTCAAATTCGGCGGCCGCATCAACCAACGCGTCTTTCCCCCACGCCAGGAAATCCTCGAGCGCACTCTCCGCGGGACCGCCCTGGAGATTCGCTCCCTTCCCCTGCCAGAGGACCCGCCCGAAGGGTTCAGTGGCGCCATTGGGAGCTTTGAGATGACCGTCTCCGCCCAGCCTATCGAACTCCAGCAAGACGAGCCCATCTCCCTCCTCTTCACCGTTCGCGGCCAAGGGAACTTCACCAGCCTGACCCCGCCCGAGCTGACCGAACCCCAAGGGTGGAAGACCTACGAGCTGGAAAATAGCGATCCCTCCAACAAGGAATTCGCGAAAGCCGGCCAAAGGCAATTCAGCCGGATCCTGCGCGCGCTCCAGCCCCACGAAGCGATTCCTCCCTTCCGCTTCAGCTACTTCGACCCCGAGACCGGTCGCTACGAGACTGTCCAAAGCGATCCCATTCCGCTCGTCATGACTCCCACCCCCACCACGCTCCCCTCCTCCCTTTCCCGCCCGGTCGAGACCGGGCTCCAAGACATCATCGAAGTCACCGACCGCACGCCCCGCCCCCTCGCCCAGGCCCCTCTCTCCTGGCGGGAAAGCCCTTCCTTTTGGCTCATTCAAGGTCTGGGAGCCAGCTCCTTTCTGGCCATCACTCTCCTCGGACTCCGAAGGCGAGCGGCCTCGCGCCAGGACCAAGAAACCCTCGCCCTCCGCCAAGAAGCCAAGCGCCTCTTCGCGAGCCTCCAGACCGAATCGAACAATCGACGGGAACTCTATCGTCTGGCGGCCCGACTCAAAGAAACCCTCTCCCAACTCGGCTCCCCCCCTCTCCTGCCCGAGGAAGTCCTTCTGGCCCAAGCATCCCTCGCCTACGCCGCCCCGAGCGCGGAGCGTGAGGCCGCACCCAGCCCAGAAGAACGCCAGGCGGTGGTGAAAGCCTTCTCCTCCCATTTCCCCACCTCGTGA
- a CDS encoding N-acetylmuramoyl-L-alanine amidase — MPSFKLSFQTPVGGERNDFRIVLDAGHGGEDGGTTGTGILEKVLTLDMTWKVARRLEASGWRVEMTRERDETVPLWQRVQQSNYYPNSLFVSIHVNADGRSARSHGIETFYTRPKEESARAMVAKRFGLEAAYLDSRSEEFAQVTQDALVAATGARDRGIESRAYLVTRQTAAPSILIECGFLSNPEEAKKLATRAYRDRLVEGIVAGVEAFASRTLADPGRGLQGRSEGS, encoded by the coding sequence GTGCCTTCATTCAAACTTTCTTTCCAAACACCTGTGGGAGGGGAGCGAAATGACTTCCGAATCGTGCTGGATGCCGGGCATGGGGGGGAGGACGGGGGGACGACCGGGACGGGAATCCTGGAAAAAGTGCTGACCCTCGATATGACTTGGAAGGTGGCCCGGCGTCTCGAGGCCAGTGGATGGCGAGTCGAGATGACGCGGGAGCGGGATGAGACGGTGCCGCTTTGGCAGCGGGTGCAGCAGAGCAATTATTACCCGAACAGCCTTTTTGTGAGCATTCATGTGAATGCGGATGGACGGAGTGCTCGCTCGCATGGGATCGAGACTTTTTACACCCGGCCCAAGGAGGAATCGGCTCGGGCCATGGTAGCGAAGCGATTCGGCTTGGAGGCGGCGTATCTCGATTCCCGCAGCGAGGAGTTTGCCCAGGTAACACAAGATGCCCTGGTGGCGGCAACGGGGGCGCGGGATCGGGGTATTGAGAGCCGCGCTTACCTGGTAACGCGCCAAACGGCCGCCCCTTCCATTTTGATTGAGTGCGGTTTTCTGAGCAATCCGGAGGAAGCCAAAAAGTTGGCTACACGAGCTTACCGTGACCGTTTGGTGGAGGGGATTGTGGCGGGGGTGGAGGCCTTTGCCAGCCGGACTCTGGCCGACCCTGGGAGAGGTCTTCAGGGAAGGAGCGAGGGATCGTAG
- a CDS encoding LysM peptidoglycan-binding domain-containing protein — translation MKTKILFRLLLGAALALPFVGQGGKNSGYSIKNRMERDLIGQTARQKTELFTLQQRAGNLGDSVGFDKSAEEFNKASLTLFGDRPAKPTSSLGDRNKPSNPYLDAGDTLAPTALPQPNPLPGTFPYTVKSGDTLRTIAQSHGVAPEKLHQVNRLGTPVRIFVGQTLQIPAVTASATNQPQRIPVQRAPEVTEQAVVERVDANPSSVADAPPVSRGTGTLHTIQRGETLFSISRRYGVPVATLTSANQLSDPSKIFAGQKLTIPGATKTAASSPAPRQSTDRPAVENPAWVETVLAGQAPSSPPAPPEKSGPLTPPATPRSYLVKNGDTLYSIAKAHGMTHQHLAAINGLEDGNFIRVGQSLQLQGEPVALAAQSEAPKKPTPPPSEPPPPAPAEEPSPPAVVEESEPAEVAAQSTETNPPVEQQQEKEETTSAEESSVDRLLIRYPILEGDTLESVARTFNTTAQDIAALNQLAPSAKLEEGQEIWVPGENLLD, via the coding sequence ATGAAAACCAAGATTTTGTTCCGCTTGCTCCTCGGGGCCGCGCTGGCGCTGCCCTTCGTCGGGCAGGGCGGGAAAAATTCGGGCTACAGTATTAAGAACCGCATGGAGCGTGATCTCATCGGTCAGACCGCGAGACAGAAGACCGAACTCTTCACTCTTCAGCAGCGAGCCGGCAATCTGGGGGATTCGGTCGGATTCGATAAATCGGCTGAAGAATTCAATAAGGCCAGCTTGACCCTCTTTGGCGATCGCCCGGCCAAGCCCACCTCTTCTCTCGGAGACCGGAACAAACCCAGCAATCCCTACCTCGACGCCGGAGACACCCTGGCTCCCACCGCCCTTCCCCAACCCAATCCTCTGCCGGGGACCTTTCCCTACACCGTCAAGAGCGGCGATACCTTGCGGACCATTGCCCAATCCCACGGCGTGGCCCCCGAAAAACTCCATCAGGTCAATCGCCTGGGAACCCCCGTCCGCATTTTTGTCGGGCAGACCCTTCAGATTCCCGCGGTGACCGCCTCTGCCACCAACCAGCCCCAACGAATTCCCGTTCAAAGGGCTCCCGAAGTCACGGAACAGGCCGTCGTAGAGCGGGTCGATGCGAACCCATCCAGCGTGGCGGACGCGCCTCCCGTGAGCCGGGGCACCGGCACTCTCCACACCATCCAGCGTGGCGAGACGCTCTTTTCCATCTCCCGCCGCTACGGCGTCCCGGTCGCGACCCTGACCTCCGCCAACCAGCTGAGCGACCCTTCCAAAATCTTCGCTGGCCAAAAGTTGACCATCCCCGGCGCCACCAAGACCGCAGCCTCGAGTCCAGCTCCTCGCCAAAGCACCGACCGACCGGCTGTCGAAAATCCTGCTTGGGTGGAGACCGTCTTGGCGGGCCAGGCGCCTTCTTCCCCGCCGGCTCCCCCGGAAAAGAGCGGCCCTCTCACCCCGCCGGCCACGCCCCGCAGCTACCTCGTGAAAAATGGCGATACCCTCTACAGCATTGCCAAGGCCCATGGGATGACCCACCAGCACTTGGCCGCCATCAACGGGCTGGAAGATGGGAACTTCATCCGGGTAGGCCAAAGCCTCCAACTGCAGGGAGAGCCTGTCGCTCTCGCCGCCCAGAGCGAGGCCCCCAAGAAACCCACCCCCCCTCCCAGCGAGCCCCCGCCTCCGGCCCCCGCCGAAGAGCCCTCGCCGCCGGCCGTGGTCGAAGAATCTGAACCGGCGGAAGTGGCCGCCCAGTCCACCGAAACCAACCCTCCCGTTGAGCAACAGCAGGAGAAGGAGGAAACCACCTCGGCCGAGGAAAGCTCAGTGGATCGGCTCCTCATTCGCTACCCCATTTTGGAGGGCGACACCCTGGAATCGGTGGCCCGAACTTTCAATACGACCGCGCAGGACATCGCCGCGCTCAATCAGCTCGCCCCTTCCGCTAAGCTGGAAGAGGGGCAGGAGATTTGGGTGCCCGGCGAGAACTTGCTCGATTGA